A DNA window from Sediminitomix flava contains the following coding sequences:
- a CDS encoding DUF4268 domain-containing protein, with protein MFSKEEASRIRSEFWTKFGKMLRPYTSGEGKRINWTNYKTGVKNIFFKMDADKKKASIGIYLTHKDPDIQEIFFDQFEEMKTYLHNLLGEEWEWELHSTNEMGQTVSCIYTELHGVNLFRESDHADIYAFLKPRILKLNEFWEDAKDVFATLY; from the coding sequence ATGTTTTCTAAAGAAGAAGCATCGAGAATTAGAAGTGAGTTTTGGACCAAGTTTGGGAAGATGCTTAGGCCTTATACTTCAGGAGAAGGAAAGAGGATAAACTGGACGAACTACAAGACAGGAGTCAAGAATATCTTTTTTAAAATGGATGCCGATAAGAAGAAAGCAAGTATTGGTATTTATTTGACGCATAAAGACCCAGATATTCAGGAAATCTTTTTTGATCAATTTGAAGAAATGAAAACCTACTTACATAACCTCTTGGGGGAAGAATGGGAGTGGGAATTACATTCAACAAATGAAATGGGGCAAACTGTTTCTTGTATATATACAGAGTTACATGGAGTTAACTTATTTAGAGAAAGCGATCATGCAGATATATATGCTTTTCTAAAACCAAGAATCTTAAAATTGAATGAGTTTTGGGAGGATGCAAAAGATGTTTTTGCAACTTTATACTAA